The DNA sequence ATTCATGCCATGTCCGACGGGGCAGATCTGCCTGATGCTGATTATGTATGGATTTCCATGGGTGAAGTCGTCCATTATGGTCCTGTGCTTGACTACAAAAATACAGAAGGTATCGGAAACTATGTGCGCGCACGCTTGGAAGGAGCAGCCGGCACTACCTTCACAAACCCCTTTGGACTGATTCGTGATGATGGTCGGCTCGTGGTATATGTGAGTCCTGCTGATGCTATTTACAGCGGCGCAGAATGGAAACTTGAAGGTACCGACATCTGGTACAAGCATGGTGACGCCATACAATTGGATCCGGGCGAATATACCATCGTTTTTAACCGCATCGACAGCTACCATTCTCCCGATCCGGTGACCGTGACGGTAACGGCGAACAAAACCACTTTGGTGACGACGAGTGATGGCGCTGAATATGTGTATGATCCTTCCCTTAAACTGCCCGTATCGACTCCGACAACGGTCACCCTTTTGGTCATGCTTTTAACGGCGGTCGCACTCTTTTATTTCCGCGCTCCTCGTGCGAAAACAAAAGACCCTTTCTAAAATAATTAAATTTTAATTCTTTGTGAATTATCCCGCTGATTTTAAGTCGTAGAATGTACAAAGCCCTTTCGACAGGAGGCACGTCATGCAACTATACGGCAAGAACTACTCAGTAACAGCGCTGCGTAAACGTATCGGGGCAATGGATCAGGTTGCCGGTATTCAAATGGTAAGCTTGGCAGATGGCAATGAACGCCCCGGCCGCGCCGCTATTTTTCGAACAGGCAGTGGATTAGAATTCACGGTTTTAATTGACCGAGGCATGGACATTGGCGCTGCCAGTCATTATGGCCGTGCCATGGGCTGGCAATCTCCCACGGGGCACGTTGCGCCTCAGTATTTCGAGCCTGAGGGATTTCGGTGGCTGCGCAGTTTCCACGGAGGACTTTTGACTACCTGCGGCCTTTCCCGTGCCGGCGGACCGAGCCCCAACAGTGCCTTGGACGGCAGTGGGTTGCATGGGCGTATTAGCAACATTCCCGCTAAAAACGTGCAAGTTTCACAAACTTGGGAAGGCAATACTTATTGGATGCGCCTGAGCGGAACCCTTCGAGAAACTTCTGTCTTTGGCGAAAACTTGACCCTTACCCGAACAATCAGCGCCGCTTTGGGCGAATCCAAGTTTTTTATCCATGACACGCTGACCAACGAAGGTTTCAAAAAAACAGGGGTTATGCTGCTCTATCATTGCAACATAGGCTGGCCCGCCCTTGATAAAGGATCGCGGATACTGGCACCTTGCGCTATGATTGCCCCACGCGATGACGCAGCGAAAAAGGGCATGGAAAACTGGGCGGTCATGGATGCTCCCACGGCGAATTATCAAGAGAAGTGTTACTACCATGACTTGACACCTGACCGTAACGGCAAGGTCACTGTGGCTATGATCAATGATG is a window from the Candidatus Hydrogenedentota bacterium genome containing:
- a CDS encoding aldose 1-epimerase family protein — protein: MQLYGKNYSVTALRKRIGAMDQVAGIQMVSLADGNERPGRAAIFRTGSGLEFTVLIDRGMDIGAASHYGRAMGWQSPTGHVAPQYFEPEGFRWLRSFHGGLLTTCGLSRAGGPSPNSALDGSGLHGRISNIPAKNVQVSQTWEGNTYWMRLSGTLRETSVFGENLTLTRTISAALGESKFFIHDTLTNEGFKKTGVMLLYHCNIGWPALDKGSRILAPCAMIAPRDDAAKKGMENWAVMDAPTANYQEKCYYHDLTPDRNGKVTVAMINDGFPDKGFGVYVTYNKKELPRFVQWKQMGEQEYVCGFEPCLCTL